One stretch of Rattus norvegicus strain BN/NHsdMcwi chromosome 12, GRCr8, whole genome shotgun sequence DNA includes these proteins:
- the Oas1a gene encoding 2'-5'-oligoadenylate synthase 1A isoform X2, whose translation MLPRYCPPSEGLQGGEGHVSLYSNPDPKIYTILISECISLGKEGEFSTCFTELQRNFLKQRPTKLKSLIRLVKHWYQLCKEKLGKPLPPQYALELLTVYAWERGNGITEFNTAQGFRTILELVTKYQQLRIYWTKYYDFQHPDVSKYLHRQLRKSRPVILDPADPTGNVAGGNQEGWRRLASEARLWLQYPCFMNRGGSPVSSWEVPTEVPVPSEQVDEAWSCILL comes from the exons GTCATGTTAGCCTCTACAGCAATCCTGATCCCAAGATCTACACCATCCTCATCTCCGAATGTATCTCCCTGGGGAAGGAGGGCGAGTTCTCTACCTGCTTCACGGAGCTCCAGAGGAACTTCCTGAAGCAGCGCCCAACCAAGCTTAAGAGTCTCATCCGCCTGGTCAAGCACTGGTACCAACTG TGTAAGGAGAAGCTGGGGAAGCCGCTGCCCCCACAGTACGCCCTGGAGCTGCTCACGGTCTATGCCTGGGAACGTGGAAATGGAATTACTGAGTTCAACACAGCTCAGGGCTTCCGGACAATCTTGGAACTGGTCACAAAGTACCAGCAGCTTCGAATCTACTGGACAAAGTATTATGACTTTCAACACCCAGATGTCTCCAAATACCTACACAGACAGCTCAGAAAATCCAG GCCTGTGATCCTGGACCCTGCTGACCCAACAGGGAACGTGGCTGGTGGGAACCAAGAAGGCTGGCGGCGGTTGGCCTCAGAGGCGAGGCTGTGGCTGCAGTACCCATGTTTTATGAACAGGGGTGGTTCCCCAGTGAGCTCCTGGGAAGTGCCG ACAGAGGTTCCTGTGCCTTCAGAGCAG GTGGATGAGGCCTGGTCATGCATCCTGCTGTGA